One region of Wyeomyia smithii strain HCP4-BCI-WySm-NY-G18 chromosome 3, ASM2978416v1, whole genome shotgun sequence genomic DNA includes:
- the LOC129728718 gene encoding uncharacterized protein LOC129728718: MDYMEEFPRAATAIIEYHYVDDYFDSFATVEEAIEVAKQVKHIHEKGGFEIRNFLSNSGQVLSAVEDTSQDESKELIIVRVEKTESVLGMRWNPLADVFSYALSLKVEVVKTGSTVAPVTSTVKPS, from the exons ATGGACTATATGGAAGAGTTCCCCAGAGCAGCAACAGCAATCATAGAATATCACTACGTTGATGACTATTTCGATAGTTTCGCAACGGTAGAAGAAGCTATCGAAGTAGCGAAGCAGGTGAAGCACATTCATGAAAAAGGGGGCTTTGAGATTCGTAACTTCCTGTCTAATTCTGGTCAGGTACTTTCCGCAGTCGAAGATACGTCGCAGGACGAGTCGAAAGAACTCATCATCGTAAGAGTAGAAAAAACAGAATCCGTGCTGGGAATGCGATGGAATCCGCTCGCAGACGTTTTCTCATACGCACTGTCACTCAAAGTGGAGGTTGTGAAG ACTGGTTCCACCGTCGCTCCCGTCACGTCCACCGTGAAACCGTCGTGA
- the LOC129728719 gene encoding uncharacterized protein LOC129728719, with product MEGQRSQPREFPNGSRVQKWLKENENSTDVSSKDPSGKGTINSSQHPSSSSASLVSEISLQGHSLSVTPVPEDPLTKLAQRIREISSEQGNFRSQPNHPSVNPAYMQIAARQVTGKDLPVFSGNPEDWPMFIRIFEETTNACGFSNVENQVRLQKCLRGDALETVRSRLLMPEGVPHVIKTLEMRFGRPELIIRSMLERIHRLPSPKPDRLETLIDFGLAVHNLVVHLQAAKQESHLNNPTLLQELVAKLPVQLKLDWAKYKLLNSTPTLATFGCFMEQLIQAASDVPLNQNAKFERPRNKEKNAAHSYSHENKFDRHSLSHSKRNELTKKHDKICQFCKESAQRVSGCK from the coding sequence ATGGAGGGTCAACGATCTCAGCCTCGGGAATTTCCCAACGGAAGCAGGGTGCAAAAATGGCTTAAGGAAAATGAAAATTCCACGGATGTCAGTAGTAAGGACCCCTCGGGAAAAGGGACAATTAATTCGTCACAACATCCGTCTTCATCATCAGCTTCTTTAGTCAGCGAGATTTCATTGCAAGGACATTCACTGTCTGTAACACCAGTTCCAGAAGATCCACTCACTAAACTCGCCCAACGAATCCGAGAAATTTCTTCAGAACAAGGAAATTTCCGGTCGCAGCCTAACCACCCATCAGTAAACCCTGCATATATGCAAATTGCAGCCCGCCAGGTTACGGGCAAGGATCTTCCAGTTTTCAGTGGAAACCCGGAAGACTGGCCGATGTTTATTCGGATCTTTGAAGAGACTACGAATGCGTGTGGATTTTCCAATGTGGAAAATCAAGTACGGCTTCAGAAATGCCTACGGGGTGATGCTTTGGAGACCGTTCGCAGCCGGCTCCTGATGCCGGAAGGCGTGCCACATGTGATTAAGACACTGGAAATGCGTTTTGGTCGTCCAGAATTGATTATTCGTTCGATGCTAGAACGTATTCATCGTCTACCTTCCCCTAAGCCTGATAGGTTGGAGACACTGATTGATTTTGGATTGGCTGTCCATAACTTAGTCGTTCATTTACAGGCGGCCAAACAGGAGAGTCATCTTAACAATCCAACTTTGCTGCAGGAGCTCGTGGCAAAGCTGCCAGTGCAATTAAAGCTTGATTGGGCTAAATATAAATTACTGAACTCAACACCCACTCTTGCTACTTTCGGATGTTTCATGGAGCAATTGATCCAAGCGGCTAGCGATGTTCCGCTCAACCAAAACGCCAAGTTTGAAAGACCgagaaacaaagaaaaaaatgcgGCTCATTCATACTCGCACGAAAACAAATTTGACCGACATTCCCTTTCACACTCGAAACGCAACGAATTGACAAAGAAACATGATAAAATTTGTCAATTTTGTAAAGAATCGGCACAACGAGTTTCAGGTTGCAAGTAA